One stretch of Prionailurus viverrinus isolate Anna chromosome C1, UM_Priviv_1.0, whole genome shotgun sequence DNA includes these proteins:
- the ATP5IF1 gene encoding ATPase inhibitor, mitochondrial → MAVTAFAARVRLGVWGVRALQARGFSSERSEDSRAGSIREAGGAFGKREQAEEERYFRARTREQLAALKKHHEDEISHHIKEIERLQKEIERHKKKIKHLKRDEEEDD, encoded by the exons ATGGCTGTCACGGCTTTTGCTGCGCGAGTGCGGCTAGGCGTGTGGGGCGTTAGGGCCTTGCAGGCCCGAGGCTTCAGCTCCGAACGG TCAGAGGACTCCCGCGCGGGTTCGATCCGGGAGGCCGGTGGGGCCTTCggaaagagagaacaagctgaAGAGGAACGATACTTCCG AGCACGCACTAGAGAACAACTAGCAGCCTTGAAGAAACACCATGAAGATGAGATCAGTCATCATATAAAGGAGATTGAGCGTCTGCAGAAAGAAATTGAGCGGCACAAGAAGAAGATTAAACATCTCAAACGTGATGAGGAGGAAGATGATTAA